One part of the Candidatus Babeliales bacterium genome encodes these proteins:
- a CDS encoding glycosyltransferase family A protein, with translation MKIKLLLISMLFFSYIYSFKIDNLVPRREKRTMTTSVVVPCVARHFLWLSGMLESYENQTVRPDEVIISISEVEKLNPKEINDLEAGMWSFKLKVIRKKGVILDGDNRTIAMDNASGEILIFSDADDIPHPQRVEIAKFIFENYEVDHILHGMANSRKEDFNLSKLDDLEILKFNNFGQILNFATNTGFAITTGSPCFLRKVGEKIKWEAIKDQEHAHKVYNLFKNNIVLCSRLILYRMFLSSHGNRNAGMIKDILIPKCYINNQTR, from the coding sequence ATGAAGATAAAATTGTTGCTTATATCAATGTTATTTTTTAGCTATATTTATAGCTTTAAAATTGATAATCTTGTACCTAGACGGGAAAAACGCACTATGACAACTTCTGTTGTTGTACCGTGTGTTGCAAGACACTTTTTGTGGCTTTCAGGAATGTTAGAAAGTTATGAAAATCAAACAGTACGACCTGATGAAGTAATAATTTCTATTTCTGAAGTGGAAAAACTAAATCCAAAAGAAATAAATGACTTAGAAGCCGGCATGTGGTCTTTTAAGTTAAAGGTTATACGTAAGAAAGGCGTTATTCTGGATGGGGATAATCGTACGATTGCTATGGATAATGCATCCGGAGAAATTTTAATTTTTAGCGATGCGGATGATATTCCACATCCTCAGAGAGTAGAAATTGCAAAATTTATTTTTGAAAATTATGAAGTAGATCATATATTACATGGGATGGCCAACTCCAGAAAAGAAGACTTCAATCTCAGTAAACTGGATGATTTAGAAATTCTTAAATTTAATAATTTTGGACAGATTCTTAATTTTGCAACGAATACTGGTTTTGCTATAACAACTGGAAGCCCCTGTTTTTTAAGAAAGGTTGGAGAAAAAATTAAATGGGAAGCAATCAAAGATCAAGAACATGCTCATAAGGTCTACAATTTGTTTAAAAATAATATAGTATTATGTTCGCGCCTAATACTATATCGCATGTTTTTAAGTTCACATGGGAATAGAAATGCAGGAATGATTAAGGACATCTTGATTCCTAAGTG
- a CDS encoding SDR family NAD(P)-dependent oxidoreductase has translation MKLYKSSILFISLTFKAFCFFNGSKDYRDLFENKKILITGGTGFIGKALISEIIKYNPDKIVIFSRDEVKHAKLLEDFNNNEKIVSILGDIRNYESIWLASKNIDLVIHAAALKRIDILEYNIFESIYTNLIGTMNIAKACIDNKVKTALLISTDKACSPVNTYGACKFISEKIFTNTSFPNETRFLVVRYGNVLQSTGSVIPFFCEKIKNKQAVLLTSCEMTRFFITKKQAVEHIFKTLKYGCGGEIFVPQIPSFKIIDLIYVLQKKLGQETEIQIIGIRPGEKIHEVMINNLEVPRTYKFNGMYVILSTIKQHLEETAYTKYGQLLNITNFNKYSSRDSIISFEDFYFFLEKNNILSEKMLNKKKNLRMSDFLI, from the coding sequence ATGAAGCTTTATAAATCAAGCATTTTGTTTATATCACTAACGTTCAAGGCTTTTTGTTTTTTTAATGGCAGTAAAGATTATAGAGATTTGTTTGAGAATAAAAAAATACTCATTACTGGAGGTACTGGATTCATCGGCAAAGCGTTAATTAGCGAAATTATAAAATATAATCCAGATAAAATTGTTATATTTAGTAGAGATGAAGTAAAGCATGCAAAATTACTAGAAGATTTCAATAATAATGAAAAAATAGTTAGCATATTGGGTGATATAAGAAATTATGAATCAATATGGCTTGCTTCAAAAAACATTGATCTAGTTATACATGCGGCTGCTCTGAAACGGATAGATATACTGGAATATAATATTTTTGAATCTATTTATACAAATTTAATCGGTACAATGAATATAGCAAAAGCTTGTATAGACAATAAAGTTAAAACCGCTTTGCTCATATCAACGGATAAGGCATGCTCCCCTGTAAATACTTATGGAGCATGCAAATTCATCTCGGAAAAAATATTTACTAATACATCTTTTCCAAATGAGACGCGCTTTTTAGTTGTAAGATATGGCAATGTACTTCAAAGTACTGGTTCTGTTATTCCATTTTTTTGTGAAAAAATAAAGAATAAACAAGCTGTGCTTTTAACCAGTTGCGAGATGACCAGATTTTTTATTACTAAAAAACAAGCCGTAGAACATATATTTAAAACATTAAAATATGGATGCGGAGGAGAGATTTTTGTTCCACAGATACCATCATTTAAAATAATTGATTTAATTTATGTACTACAAAAAAAACTTGGACAGGAAACCGAAATTCAAATTATAGGCATAAGACCTGGCGAAAAAATTCATGAGGTTATGATAAATAATTTGGAAGTACCTAGGACTTATAAATTTAATGGTATGTATGTAATACTATCTACAATAAAACAACATTTGGAAGAAACGGCATATACAAAATATGGTCAGCTCTTAAATATAACCAATTTCAATAAATACAGTTCGCGTGATTCTATTATATCTTTCGAAGACTTTTATTTTTTTTTAGAGAAAAATAATATTTTAAGTGAAAAAATGCTTAATAAAAAGAAAAACTTGAGAATGTCAGATTTTCTGATTTAA